A window of Dehalogenimonas sp. WBC-2 genomic DNA:
GCCAAGATTTTTAGCCAACAGGCTGGCCAGGATGTTAAGTTCATCGTTTTCGGTGACAGCAACGACGGCATCTGCGTTACCTATACCTTGTTCTACCAGAAAATCCCGGTCGGTGGCTTCACCCTGAAGAACAGTAGCGTGTTCCAGTTTGCCGGCAATCTCCTCAGCGCGCAGTTGGTCACGTTCCAGGATTTTTACCCGGACACCCCGGCGCAGTAATCCCTCAGCTACCAGACAGCCGATACGGCCGCCGCCGATGACGGCCACACTTTTGGCGGTGCGCTTGGTTATGGAAAAAAGACGCCCCAGACGTTCCAGTTGGTCGCCAGAAGCGGATATATAGATGGAATCTCCTTCTACAATAACTTCTTCCGGCCGGGCGATAACACCGCCGTCGGCGTGACCGATAGCCACGATGTGGAAAGGAATATCCGAGGTGATTTCTGATAGTTTTTTATTGAACAGCTTCGGATCTTCCAATTTGAATTCCCTAAGCTGAACTACGCCGTCGCCAAATTGTTCTGCGGGAGTGGAGTAAAAACCAGCCAGGATTGATAATATTTCGGCCGCCATTTCAGCTTCAGGATTGATGAAAATATCAATACCCAGGCTTTTGGGACGAACGATGCGGCGGGTGGCGCTGGGGCCTTTGGCTGGCAACTGAAAATAACCGGTATAGTCAGGGTTACGGATACGCGCGGCGGTGCGTACTGCGCCCATTTCCTTGGCGATGAAACAGATGACCATGTTTGTTTCGTCAGAATCGGTGACGGCCAGCACCAAGTCGGCGCGTTGAGCTTCTGCCTCACGAAGGATACGGGGAGTAGCGGCGTTTCCTTTGATGGCACGGACGTCAAGGTGACGCCGAATTTCTTCTATTGAGGCGACAGATTCCTCAATAACAACGACGTCATGGTTCTCCACCGATAGAAGCGAGGCGATGTTAGAGCCGACAACTCCGCCACCGGCAATGATGATATACATCTACCTTGTTCCTGGCGATCTCCCTAGATGGAACCGGGACGCGAGTGCGTTCATGAGTCCGGATAATTTACCGTGATGACGCCGAGAAACCCGGATGACTCTATCACCGGGGCGGCTATGAGTGGGGGATTGAGATTGCGGACTGGTTAATTCTGCTTTCATGACCCTCTTAATTTATGGTGCCAAGCACCATTCAATCAACTGAAGGCGCATTTTAGGCTTAAACTTGGGCGCTGTCAATTCTTTTTTGCTTCAAGAGCTGTAGAACCAATAAGTCTGAATCTAATGTAACACAAGTTGACTTCAATATAAAATAATGCAACCGTAATTCATCTCCCGTTCTTATGCTCATCGGACTTGCGGTGAGGCGAAAGAGGACAGGCACCGGGTTCAAGAGTGCACGGCAGGCCACCGGGAGCGCAAGAGCGGCATTCTATCTGCAACGTGGTATGGGAGATGCTATAGCGCTCTGTCAGCATTTTTTCAACGGAGGACCGGATATGGGCTGTTTCCGATGTCAGCCGGTCGGCAATGACGATATGGCTGGACAGAGCGTGAAGTTGGGGCGTCAGACTCCAGACATGCAGATCATGGATTTCTTCAACACCGGGGATGGAACGCAAGGTTGCGGTCAGCTCTTCCAGGCGGATATGGGAGGGTGTAGCCTCAAGGAGCACGGCAACAGCCTCTGAGAGGATTCCCCAGGCCGAAATGGCGATTATGAGGGCGATGATAACGCTGACTATGGCATCGGCGGCGGCGAAGCCGGTGAACATGATGATCAGCGCTCCGATAATGACGCCAACGGAGGCCAGGGCGTCACCGAGGACGTGCCAGAAGGCACTTTTAATGTTCAGATTGTCTTTCTGCGCTTCCCGCAGCCAGAAAGCAACAACCAGATTGGCGATAAGACCTGCGGCGGCTACCAGCAGCATGACGGGGCTGTCTACTTCAAGAGGTGTCTGTAAGCGCTTAACCGCCTCATAGATGATGAATCCAGCGATGCCGAAGATGGCTACGGCATTGACCATGGCGACTACCACCCCTAACCTGTGGTAGCCGAAAGTCATGCGATGATTGGCGGGGCGTTGTGCCTGCCGCAAGGCGTAAGCTGAAAGTGACAGGGCTACAATATCGGCAAAAACATGACCCGCGTCAGATAAAAGGGCCAGACTGTTAGAAACCAGACCGCCAGTGACTTCAGCGGCAAGGATGAAGCATGAGATAATGATGCCCAGTTTCAGGCGGCTGCCGGTGCTGGGATGGGTGTGCTGGTGCATATTGGCGCTCACTTGTATTATGGACGGTTGTTTTTTTGACTCCGCCATACTATCATAACAATAATTCTGGATTTGTCTAATCTACAACTGGAGATATACGTGGTTAAACTTTCCTTTATGCCCCGGGAAGAAAAATTCTTTGACCTTATTGAGGCCGGTGCGGCAAACGCGGTGCGTATCGCTGAGGCACTTAAAGATCTGGTTGAGGATTGGCGGGATGTCTCTGAAAAAGTGTCCAGGATAGCAGAACTGGAACATGCCGGAGATTCTGTTACCCATCAGATTATCGCCATGCTGCACCGCAGCTTTGTCACGCCGTTTGACCGGGAGGATATTGCCTTACTGGCTCACTCAATGGATGATGTGACCGATTTTATCCATTCTGCCGCGGACTATATGTTGCTTTATAAAGTGGGCGAACCGGGGCCCAGGGTGCGGGTTTTGGCAGATGTCATCGTGGCGGCCACCAAGGAAATCGCTGCCGCGGCGCCAAAGCTGCGCAAAACAGCTACCATGAAAAATCTTCTGGAGCATTGCATCGAGATCAACCGCTTGGAAAATCAGGCGGACCAAATATTCCGGGCGGCGCTGGTGGATCTTTTTGAAGAACATGACATGGCCAATGTTATTAAGTGGCGTGAAATCTATGAAGCCATGGAAAGCGCCACTGACCGCTGTGAGGATGTGGCCAATGTCTTTGAGGGAGTAGCGCTCAAGAATGCCTGATGCCTCGTTGGGCCTTTTAATACTGGTTATCGTGCTGGCTATCGGGCTTGGTTTTGTTAACGGTATGAATGATGCCGCCAATGCCATTGCTACCGTTGTTGGCAGCAGGGTATTGTCTCCCCGGGTTGCTGTTGTAGTTGCGGCTTTTGCCAACCTGGCCGGGGCGGCCACGGGAACGGCAGTGGCGGCAACTATCGGTAAAGGTATTCTTCATCCTGAATTTGTGACCTTTAATGTGATAATTGCGGCGCTGGCGGCTATTGTAATCTGGGGCGGTGCCGCGACATATTTCGGATTGCCTATCAGCCTGACGCACGGACTGGTGTCCGGTTTGGCGTTCGCCGGGTTGGCAGTGGCCGGGTTTGACGGTGTCAACTGGGCAATCCTGGGGCGTATCGTTACGGCGGTGGTGTCAGCACCGGTGCTGGGTTTCATCGGGGCCTTTTTCTTGATGCTGGTAGTATACTGGTTATTCAAAGACAGTTTGCCGGCACGGCTGCGTAACATCTTTTCCAACGGGCAGGTGCTCTCCTCCGCGTTTATGGCTTATACTCACGGCAAGAATGACGGCCAGATGCCGATAGGTATTATTACCATGGCATTGGTCATTTATACTGGCAACACCGGCCTGTGGGACGGCATTCCGTGGTGGGTTATTATCGTATCGGCGGCGGCCATCAGTTCCGGTACTGCCATTGGCGGCTGGCGGGTGATGAAAACCCTGGGGTTCCGGGTAACCAACCTGAAACCGGCTCAGGGTTTTGTGGCCCAAACAGCAGCAGCCAGTGTCATAGAACTGGCTTCAAATTTAGGTATCCCGGTCAGTACAACGCATGCCATGAGCGCCTCTATCATGGGCGTGGGGGCCACCCGGCGGTTCTCAGCGGTGCGCTGGAGTGTGGCAGGTAATATCCTGACGGCCTGGCTGGTGACATTTCCTATTTGCGGTGCCATTGCCTTTGCCATGGCTTCTTTGTTGAAACTGTTTTAGCGACAGTATGATCTGTGGGCTTTCGGGGAGTGTTAAAGAATAATACACCTGGGAATGGTCCGCGACTTTTCAGCAGTGATAACGGCCGAAATCTCACTTACCGCCTGGTCTATCTTGTCTTCATGATTAACTACGAAGTAATCAAACATCTTTAATTGGCCGAGTTCCTTTGGTGCGGTATCCAGCCGGCGTTTCAATGTTTCCGGCGATTCGGTGAGCCGTCTCGAAAGACGCCTGGTAAGTTCCTCAAGTGATGGCGGCAGAAGGAAAATGAAAACTGCCTCAGGGGTGATCTTTTTAATAGTGGCAGCACCCTGGACATCAACCTTGACCACAACATCTTGGCCCTTGTTTAAAGCACTCCGCACCGGTGCTTTGGGGACACCGTAGTAATTGCCGTAGACTTCTGCCCATTCTAACAGTTCATCCTGGTCAATCAGCTTTTTGAAGTCTTCCGGGCTGGAGAAGTGGTAGTCTAACCCGTCCTGTTCGCCGGGACGCTGAGCCCGGGTGGTGACGGTGGTGACATATCTTAAAGGTAAACGGCTTGATTTCATCCGTCCCAGTACCGCGTCTTTACCTACGCCGGAAGGGCCGGATAATACCACCAGCAAAGGAGAAGGTACCGGTGGACTAAAGCTCAAGCGGAACCTCGGCGACATCAGTTCTAACCGCGCCGCGACCAATGGATACCCGGCCGGTGATGGTCTCCGGCGCCAGAGCTGCCAGCACTACATGACCAGAATCTATGAAAATAACCGCCTTGGTCTTGCGGCCGTTGGTCATGTCAATCAGGACACCTTTGTTGCGGCTTTCCTGAATAATACGTTTGATGGGGGCGGAACCGGGAGGGGCGATGGCAATCAACCGGTTCATCGCCAGAATATTACTGAAACCAATGTGGACGAGTTCAATTGCCATATTCTGCCTCTTCGACACTTAGGAATGTTGGGATATTCTATACCTGAAACCTGATCTGTGGCAACCTTGCAATAAGCATCGCTCCGGTTAATTTATGAATTTGCATATCGCGGTGCTAGAATTATTCTAGCTAATAAATGGAGGTAGCCGATGTCAACTGAAAAATTCACCGTATCGGGAGATAAAGTACTCTCCAGGATCAAAGAAATTATCCGTGAGGGTAATATCCGGCGGGTACGCCTGGTGCATGACGGACGGTCAATAATTGATATCCCGCTTTCTGTGGGCGCTCCGGTAGCTGCCGTGGGTATTTTAGCAGCACCACTTTTAGCGGCCGTGGGAGCTTTTGCGGCGCTGGTTACTGAATGCACAATAGAGGTTGAGAAAACAGACGATACACCACCTGTATAGATAGTTGTATGCTATTTAATATTACATCACAGAGTTAAAGTAGGGAATATAATCTTGATTTTAACAACCTTCGGTGCTACCATGAATGCACTGGAGTAAAAGATTGCGCCTGCAACAATACGACCCTCCGAAGTCCGTTTCGTACCTTGAACTCATTGATACCGTGTTGCATCACTACGGTGATTTGCGGTGTCCTGATGATATTGTTAAAGCCTTGGGTGAAGAGCGCCTGGCTGATGTAACGCATATTCCGGAAACTGAATTGGATGCTACTGTTCGTTTGTACGACGGCGGTGACCAGCGGATATATCAGTTCAAAGAAACGGCCAGCAGGGGCGGTACTATTGATGTTCTTTTTAACCACGGGCATCTGGAAAATTTTCAAGCCAAACTGTACTTTTTTGGGGTGTGGGGCAAAGCTGGAGTTGTTGCGTATTCCGCGCTTCGCTTTTCACGTTTGATGACCCGTGCCGCAGGCCGCGGTAACATTAAATTTGACACCGCGACTCACCAATTCTTTTATTATTACGGTAATCTGGTGATTGCTTATACCCACCAACTGGAATTAGGATTGCCATCATTGTCCACTTCAATATTGGTGTGGCAGGGCTGTCCTCAAAATATAATTCCGGTGGTAAACCAGCCGTTGCGGGTATCCCCGGTTTAGCTTTCGGGTTTGGCATAGAGTTCTGCTGTTACTGGTCTCTGATTGACAAGGTCGGGGACATTAATATCAAAGCCTCTTAAACCATTGGGGACGCCTTTTCTGATATAATTCAGACATGAACAAGCCCAGTCTAGTCCTTTTTGATGCCAGTGCATTGGTTCACCGGGCCTACCATGCTTTTAAGTACAGCCAGCAACTTTCAATAAGCAAGACCGGTGAGGTGACCAGCGCCGTTTTTGGGTTTACCAATATACTTCTCAAGGTGCTTAACGATGTAAAACCCGATTGCTATGCCATTGCTTTTGACCGCAAAGGTCCGACATTCAGGCACGAACTTTCGACAGCATATAAAGCCCATCGGCCCGAAACGCCTCCTGAACTCATTGCCCAGATGAGCAGGGTCAGGCAGATGGTGGAAGCTTTTGGCATACCGGTCTTTGAGCAGCAAGGTTATGAAGCCGATGATCTATTGGGCACACTTGCCTGCCGGGCTAAAGACGCCGGAGCAGAGGTAATCATTGTTACTGGTGACGCCGACGCTATGCAACTGGTAAATGAGTCGGTCAAGGTGCTATACCCCAAGCCCGGTGGTACTTTTTCCGATACTATGGTCTATGATGCGGAAGCGGTGATGGGCAAATTCGGGGTGCCGCCGCACCGGGTGGCTGATTATAAAGCACTCGTCGGCGATGCCTCCGACAATATTTCCGGTGTCCCCGGCGTCGGACAGAAAACAGCGGTTAAGCTGCTCTCCGAGTTTGACGGCATTGATGCCATCTATGAAAACATAGAATTGATCAAACCGGAAAAACTGCGCGAACTGCTCCGGCGTGAAGAGGCGGCGGCGCGGCAAAGCCTGATACTGGCAACCATAGTTACTGATCTTCCGATACAATTTGTCCTTGATGAGTGCCGTATCAGCCTTTTTGAACGTGACAAAGTTATTCCGCTACTGCGGGAATTGGAATTCACATCTCTGATCAACCGTCTGCCGCAATCCGGCGGAGTTAAAGAAACAAAGGCTTCCATGGCCCCTGTTATCCAGGAACATCCTGTCGTTGAGTGCCGCTATACGCTCGTAGATACCGTTGAAAAGCTGGCCGTACTTGCGAAAAAACTATCTAATATCGAAAAACTGGCTATTGATACAGAGACCACCGGTCTTGACACCCTTTCGGCAGATCTGGTTGGATTGTCATTGGCCCCGGCCGCGGGAGAAGGTTATTATCTGCCGGTAGGTCATGTTGGTGTCGCCGGCGCCCAATTAGAACTTAGCCAGGTTATTAAAATGCTGGGCGGCATTATAGCTGATAAAAATATCCCCAAAATCGCTCATAATGCCAAATTTGATCTTCAGATACTTAGCCGGGCTGGTTTTACGGTAAAGGGTCTCAGTTTTGATACCATGCTGGCGGCCCATCTGCTGGGTGAAAAAACGCTATCGCTTAAGGGATTGGCTTTCAGCCGCCTGGGTGTAGAGATGACTCCTATTACTATGCTTATCGGTGAAGGTAAAAATCAGAAATGTATCTCCGGATGTGAACTTCAGGAAACCGCGGATTATGCCTGTGCCGATGCGGATATGACCTTCCGTCTGGCGGAACTTTTGGCTCCGGAACTGGACCGGGAAAATCAGCGGAAGCTGTTTACTGAGGTGGAAATGCCGCTGGTGCCGATTATCGGGGATATGGAAAGCGCCGGTATCGCTATTGACGCCGATATGCTGGCAAAAATGTCATTGCGCCTGGGCGACCAGTTGGCAGCGCTTGAAAAAGAAATCCACGAGCATGCCGGTCATCCATTTAATATAGCCTCACCCAAACAGTTGGGTGAAGTGCTCTTTGGTGAGTTACATTTGCCTTCGGGTCGTAAGACCCAAACCGGGTTTTGTACTGACGCAGCGGTGCTGGATGAACTCAAAGACCAGCACGCAATTGTCCGGCTGATACTGGAATACCGCACCTTATCCAAGTTGAAATCAACTTATGTTGATACTTTACCGCAGATGGTGAATATGTGCGACAGGCGGCTGCATACCAGTTTCAATCAGGCGCGCACCGCCACCGGCCGGTTGTCATCCAGCGAACCTAATTTGCAGAATATTCCTGTGCGCGGTGAACTGGGAAGGGAGATCAGAAAAGCCTTTGTGGCTCCGCCGGGTTACCTGCTGCTGGCTGCTGATTATTCTCAGATTGATCTGCGGGCGCTGGCGCATTTATCAGGCGATGCTGATTTGGTTAAAGCTTTTGAGAATGATGAAGACATTCACATGACGACGGCTACCAGGCTGTATAATGTGTCTCCCGGTCAGGTAACTCCGGATATGAGACGTTTTGCCAAGACTATCAATTTCGGGGTAATTTATGGCATGAGCGGCTACGGTCTGGAACAAGCCACCGAACTTTCCCGTGAGGAATCTTCCAGGTTCATCAAGACCTATTTTGAGCGTTATCCCGGCGTTACAGCCTATCTTGAAGCTACCAAAGAGCAGGCTCGCTCACACGGTTACGTTGAGACGATACTAGGCCGACGGCGTTATATTCCAGACATCAATGCTTCTAACCGTCAGGTTCGTGAAGCGGCGGAACGCATGGCGATCAATATGCCGGTGCAGGGAACATCGGCGGATATCATCAAGGTGGCCATGCTGCATGTCAGACGGGAGATGGACGAGCGCAAGCTCAAAAGCCGGCTGTTACTACAGGTGCATGATGAACTTATCTTTGAAGTGCCTCAGTCTGAACTCATCTTCATGTCAGAATTAGCGCCGAGGCTGATGTCAGGCGCGGTCAAGCTGAAGGTGCCGTTAAAAGTAGATCTGAAATACGGCGCCAATTGGGGAGAAATGGAATAATTTGCGCCATTTTCCGATTGCTACTTATCTGTTGATACTATTTTTCTTCACATTGCTTGCCGCTTATGCTCATGGCGTTAGCCCTCAGGGCTTTGATATTACTTTATTGAATATCGTCCAGGGCTGGCAGACATCATTGCTTGACCAACTGATGGATGGTGTAGCTTTTATCGGTGAAACCTGGCCGTCAATTATTTTGGCTGGATTTTTTGTGCTCTGGTTCTGGCTCAAGGGATACCGCCGCGAGGCTTTGGGGTTGGTGGCGGCGCTAGTGGCAATTTCACTAATTGGGAGCATGGGCAAGGTCATTATTGACCGTACCCGTCCGGATGGGGACCAATTCAGTTTTGTCTCCGGTCACACGGCCTATTTTACAGTTTTAACCGGATATCTCTATTATTATATCAGTAAAGTTTTGAGGGATAGCCGATGGCTTGGGGTTTGGCGTGCCGGGCTGGTTCTATTGCTGGTACTGACCGCGATTTCACGTTTGTATCTTAATGCACACTGGCCGACTGACGTGCTGGGAGGGTTCCTGCTGGGAATCCTGATTCTGATACCGGTTATGTGGCGGCTGGAAAACACCAGTGTTTCCCAAAATCTGATCTGACACAGTGGTTATAAGTGTAGGTGAACCGTTGTTCTTGCACGAATTATTGGTTGCGGCACAGTATATCGAATATAAAGAATGAATAATATCGAGGTTAATCATGCCTGAATTGCCCGAAGTTGAAACGGTAACCAATGAAATCCGTCCTTATGTCTTAGGCCGAATGATAGAAAACGTCGAAGTTTTCTGGCCCGGAACTGTCCGCGGACACTCTGCGGATGATTTTATTGCCAGACTCAAGGGGCAATGTGTAGCGGGTGTTTTTCGACGGGGTAAATACATTGTGTGGCAGCTTTCCAGCGGGGAAAAGTTGCTAACTCATCTCAAGATGACAGGTGCGCTCATCGCAGCCAGGCCGGATTCCGAAGCTCCTCCTTACAACCGGGTGCAGATAACTCTCGATGATGGAACAAGGATTTATTTCCGCGATCCGAGGAAATTTGGCCGGATGAAATTGATCAGTGATAATGCGGTTTTGGAAGGAATCGGGCCGGAACCTCTTGAACCGGAGTTCACCGTTGAAGTATTTAAATCAATCCTAAGAAAACGTAAAAGCCCGATTAAGCCGACCCTTCTTGATCAGACACTCATTGCCGGTATAGGCAACATGTACGCTGATGAGGCATTATTTGAAGCAAAAATTCACCCACTCCGCCCGGCGGACAGCCTCACGCCGCCGGAATATGAAAGTCTTCATCACGCCATCAGGCGCATATTAACCAGCGCCATCGCAAGCAAAGGCGCCAGTATCTCAAATTATGTCCGTCCCGGTGGTGAACTGGGACAGGCACATTTTTCTTTCAAAGTGGCCCATAAACGCGGTGAGAATTGTACCCGCTGCGGGACACCATTGGATAGAATAGTTGTCAGAGGCAGGGGAACATATCTTTGCCATGAATGTCAGCGGATCTAATACAGCCGCCGTTGTCGAAATGCCTGGCGTCGGTGCTGATGCGTCCGGTTCATGATGGTGGATACCGATGACTGATTGGGTAATGGTTGCGGTGCTGGGGACAGTGGCTGTGGCAGGCGTGAACATCATGGACAGCCATTTCATCGGTAAGCGCATGCCTTCGTTGAGGGCTTTTCTTTTACCGGTGAGTGTCATCGTAACCTTTTTTGCCCTGATTATAATGGTAATGCACCCCTTGCCGGAGAACGTCGGGGTTGGGATGCTAGCGGCAGCAGTCGGGGCAGGAGTCCTCAGGGCGGTGGGCGTCGGACTGCTGCTTAATATTTTCCGGACTGAAGACGTATCCTGGGCGATACCGGTCTATCATACTTATCCGGTATTTGTAGCGCTGATGGCGGTGCCATTTTTAGGTGAAACACTGGCATGGCTCCAGTGGCTGGCCATTGCTGTCATCGTCGGCGGCACCATATTACTATCGGCGCAAAGAGGCAATGGCGGCGGCATCAAATGGCGAGGCCGACCACTTTTACTGTTGATACTGGCTGCTGTTTTGAGCGCGTCGGCTGACGTGATGAGTAAATACGCCTTGAGTGAAATCAGTTTTTGGAATATGTATTGGATCGGTTCTTTGTGCCTGGTGACCATGTATTTCGCATTCTCACTCCGTATCCCCGTAATACGTCAGTTGAAAGAGATTCCTGATCGGGGGCGCACTGCGTTGTTGTTGATAGCCAACGAAGCGCTGGCGATGATTGGGATTCTCCTGGTTTTCAATGCCATGGCTTCCGGCAAAGTATCTCTGGTTTCGGCGATAACTGGCAGTCGCCCGATTTTTGTGTTTTTTCTGGCGCTGGCATTGAATAAACTGTTGCCGGGATTTTTGCTCAGAGTTGATGCAAGCCGCCTAACCATTCTAGTGAGGCTGGGCGCTACGGTATTGATAGCTGCCGGTATCGCCATGATTTATGTGGCTTGATCAGAAGGAGTCAATGAAAGATGAAAACTATAGGTATACTGGGCGGAATGAGTTGGAACTCAACGGCGGACTACTACCGTCTGATTAATGAAGGAGTCGCACGACGTCTGGGTGGACTCCATTCTGCGAAAATTGTCCTGCACAGCTTTGATTTTGCCGAAATTGAAGAACTACAAAGTACCGGACGGTGGTCTGAGGCCATGAGGATATTGGCTGATGCAGCGGTCAGCCTTAAGAATGCAGGTGCCGACTTTTTGATCATTGCCACCAATACGATGCACAAAGTGGCGGACGACATAGAGTCAGTTAGCGGCCTACCGATGATACATATTGCCGATGCCGCCGGAGAAGAAATCAAAAAACGAGGGTTGGGGAGGGTTGGACTGCTGGGTACCCGGTTTACCATGAGCGAGCCTTTTTACCGGAATCGGATTATTGACCATTTTGCGGTTGATGTTCTAGTTCCAAATCATGACGAACAGGAAATGATCAACGGTGTGATCTATGAAGAGCTTTGCCGTGGGAAGCTAGCGGCAACTTCACGTGGGTTATGCCTGAAAATAATCGAAGGACTGATTGACAGGGGAGCCGAAGGAATCGTCCTGGGCTGTACTGAATTACCACTCCTGATAAGCCAGTCCGACGTAGCTGTGCCAGTTTTTGATACCACAAGATTACACGCCGATGCGGCGGTACAGTTGGCGCTTTCCTGACTTGACATACTATTCATGAAAGCCCAGAATAAGCTATTGTCTTTTTGAGACAAGCTTTTATTTGCGTATGGGAAGTAGGTGATTCTTTTTGACCGAAGTTAGACCGGAATATAACGAGAGCTTCGAGGGAATGCTTAAGCGTTTCAACCGCAAGGTGCAGCTGGATGGCATCATTCGTGAAACACGGCGCCGCAGCCGTTTTGAAAAACCTCTTACCCGCCGCAAGCGCAAGGAAACGGCTACCCGCCGGGCAGCCATCAAAGCCGCCCGAAAATCAGTAGGTAGGAAATAACCTCCAGCTTTTTTAAAGGCTAAGCAAGGTTAGAGACTCCGCTTTTGGCGGAGTCTCTTTTTTGCGCTAGTTTCCATTATTTATTTTTGGGAACCTCCTTGGCTTTGGCAGCGGTATCATGCTATAATGCCAGTTCAGTTTGTAAATACGGAGATATTGATACATGGCCAAGAAAGCCGTTGCCGCTAAGAAACCTGTTGAACTAAAGACGTTTATTGAGAACGTAAACAAAAAAGACGAGGTCAGCGGGCTTAAGATACACTTTGCTTTTTGTAACCGTAAACGCAAAGGCGGATAGTTCCGGCTCGCGGTT
This region includes:
- the trkA gene encoding TrkA (Trk system potassium uptake protein TrkA); translation: MYIIIAGGGVVGSNIASLLSVENHDVVVIEESVASIEEIRRHLDVRAIKGNAATPRILREAEAQRADLVLAVTDSDETNMVICFIAKEMGAVRTAARIRNPDYTGYFQLPAKGPSATRRIVRPKSLGIDIFINPEAEMAAEILSILAGFYSTPAEQFGDGVVQLREFKLEDPKLFNKKLSEITSDIPFHIVAIGHADGGVIARPEEVIVEGDSIYISASGDQLERLGRLFSITKRTAKSVAVIGGGRIGCLVAEGLLRRGVRVKILERDQLRAEEIAGKLEHATVLQGEATDRDFLVEQGIGNADAVVAVTENDELNILASLLAKNLGVSRTLAVINKPDFIPLAEAAGIDVAGSPAIIAARKIAHYVLRGGAIAVALLEQSTLEAIEFVVSPTAQVNGKTAADIQLPADAIIAAFIRNGRAVVPPDDGIIESGDHIVIVSTLAAIPAVEKFFK
- the czcD gene encoding CzcD (cobalt/zinc/cadmium resistance protein CzcD), which produces MAESKKQPSIIQVSANMHQHTHPSTGSRLKLGIIISCFILAAEVTGGLVSNSLALLSDAGHVFADIVALSLSAYALRQAQRPANHRMTFGYHRLGVVVAMVNAVAIFGIAGFIIYEAVKRLQTPLEVDSPVMLLVAAAGLIANLVVAFWLREAQKDNLNIKSAFWHVLGDALASVGVIIGALIIMFTGFAAADAIVSVIIALIIAISAWGILSEAVAVLLEATPSHIRLEELTATLRSIPGVEEIHDLHVWSLTPQLHALSSHIVIADRLTSETAHIRSSVEKMLTERYSISHTTLQIECRSCAPGGLPCTLEPGACPLSPHRKSDEHKNGR
- a CDS encoding phosphate transport regulator, which gives rise to MVKLSFMPREEKFFDLIEAGAANAVRIAEALKDLVEDWRDVSEKVSRIAELEHAGDSVTHQIIAMLHRSFVTPFDREDIALLAHSMDDVTDFIHSAADYMLLYKVGEPGPRVRVLADVIVAATKEIAAAAPKLRKTATMKNLLEHCIEINRLENQADQIFRAALVDLFEEHDMANVIKWREIYEAMESATDRCEDVANVFEGVALKNA
- a CDS encoding hypothetical protein (Probable low-affinity inorganic phosphate transporter); this translates as MPDASLGLLILVIVLAIGLGFVNGMNDAANAIATVVGSRVLSPRVAVVVAAFANLAGAATGTAVAATIGKGILHPEFVTFNVIIAALAAIVIWGGAATYFGLPISLTHGLVSGLAFAGLAVAGFDGVNWAILGRIVTAVVSAPVLGFIGAFFLMLVVYWLFKDSLPARLRNIFSNGQVLSSAFMAYTHGKNDGQMPIGIITMALVIYTGNTGLWDGIPWWVIIVSAAAISSGTAIGGWRVMKTLGFRVTNLKPAQGFVAQTAAASVIELASNLGIPVSTTHAMSASIMGVGATRRFSAVRWSVAGNILTAWLVTFPICGAIAFAMASLLKLF
- a CDS encoding guanylate kinase, whose product is MSFSPPVPSPLLVVLSGPSGVGKDAVLGRMKSSRLPLRYVTTVTTRAQRPGEQDGLDYHFSSPEDFKKLIDQDELLEWAEVYGNYYGVPKAPVRSALNKGQDVVVKVDVQGAATIKKITPEAVFIFLLPPSLEELTRRLSRRLTESPETLKRRLDTAPKELGQLKMFDYFVVNHEDKIDQAVSEISAVITAEKSRTIPRCIIL
- a CDS encoding DNA polymerase I, producing the protein MNKPSLVLFDASALVHRAYHAFKYSQQLSISKTGEVTSAVFGFTNILLKVLNDVKPDCYAIAFDRKGPTFRHELSTAYKAHRPETPPELIAQMSRVRQMVEAFGIPVFEQQGYEADDLLGTLACRAKDAGAEVIIVTGDADAMQLVNESVKVLYPKPGGTFSDTMVYDAEAVMGKFGVPPHRVADYKALVGDASDNISGVPGVGQKTAVKLLSEFDGIDAIYENIELIKPEKLRELLRREEAAARQSLILATIVTDLPIQFVLDECRISLFERDKVIPLLRELEFTSLINRLPQSGGVKETKASMAPVIQEHPVVECRYTLVDTVEKLAVLAKKLSNIEKLAIDTETTGLDTLSADLVGLSLAPAAGEGYYLPVGHVGVAGAQLELSQVIKMLGGIIADKNIPKIAHNAKFDLQILSRAGFTVKGLSFDTMLAAHLLGEKTLSLKGLAFSRLGVEMTPITMLIGEGKNQKCISGCELQETADYACADADMTFRLAELLAPELDRENQRKLFTEVEMPLVPIIGDMESAGIAIDADMLAKMSLRLGDQLAALEKEIHEHAGHPFNIASPKQLGEVLFGELHLPSGRKTQTGFCTDAAVLDELKDQHAIVRLILEYRTLSKLKSTYVDTLPQMVNMCDRRLHTSFNQARTATGRLSSSEPNLQNIPVRGELGREIRKAFVAPPGYLLLAADYSQIDLRALAHLSGDADLVKAFENDEDIHMTTATRLYNVSPGQVTPDMRRFAKTINFGVIYGMSGYGLEQATELSREESSRFIKTYFERYPGVTAYLEATKEQARSHGYVETILGRRRYIPDINASNRQVREAAERMAINMPVQGTSADIIKVAMLHVRREMDERKLKSRLLLQVHDELIFEVPQSELIFMSELAPRLMSGAVKLKVPLKVDLKYGANWGEME
- a CDS encoding membrane-associated phospholipid phosphatase, which produces MRHFPIATYLLILFFFTLLAAYAHGVSPQGFDITLLNIVQGWQTSLLDQLMDGVAFIGETWPSIILAGFFVLWFWLKGYRREALGLVAALVAISLIGSMGKVIIDRTRPDGDQFSFVSGHTAYFTVLTGYLYYYISKVLRDSRWLGVWRAGLVLLLVLTAISRLYLNAHWPTDVLGGFLLGILILIPVMWRLENTSVSQNLI
- a CDS encoding formamidopyrimidine-DNA glycosylase, coding for MPELPEVETVTNEIRPYVLGRMIENVEVFWPGTVRGHSADDFIARLKGQCVAGVFRRGKYIVWQLSSGEKLLTHLKMTGALIAARPDSEAPPYNRVQITLDDGTRIYFRDPRKFGRMKLISDNAVLEGIGPEPLEPEFTVEVFKSILRKRKSPIKPTLLDQTLIAGIGNMYADEALFEAKIHPLRPADSLTPPEYESLHHAIRRILTSAIASKGASISNYVRPGGELGQAHFSFKVAHKRGENCTRCGTPLDRIVVRGRGTYLCHECQRI